The following proteins come from a genomic window of Myroides odoratus DSM 2801:
- a CDS encoding nucleoid-associated protein, whose protein sequence is MINLFNTQIETLSVHQVNNKARNEDVFLTENPYTLTDEIAPLLKEYFFKPFREKDEDYFRFEHDVDLEFHTMYNIATSIFQNPNSAHDKSKEIARHLYEQSGHPHIKSGELYVTYLTNVSIDNNVVDAIGIFKSEIKTDFIQFDKEESNLKMRLEQGVNLGKLDKGVLIFNYKKEEGYKILTIDSNRYDARYWMGHFLELDIFEDENFHTKKYLKFCQDFAKEVVLPAEDKKEEVMFLNRSVDYFAKNDDFEETNFLNEVLDNPDLIAEFKNYKVDKGEKYSIEDVSSFPISNKAVTEARKKFKNVINLDTNIQIKFDFVNPESADKFVEKGWDEERQMYYYLIYFNKEVK, encoded by the coding sequence AGACGAAATAGCGCCTTTGCTTAAAGAGTATTTCTTTAAACCGTTCCGAGAGAAAGACGAAGACTATTTCCGATTTGAACATGATGTTGATTTAGAATTTCATACTATGTATAATATCGCAACGAGCATTTTCCAAAATCCTAATTCGGCTCATGATAAATCAAAAGAAATAGCTCGACATCTTTACGAGCAATCCGGACACCCTCATATCAAAAGTGGAGAGCTTTATGTTACTTACCTAACCAATGTATCGATCGATAACAATGTAGTTGACGCGATCGGTATCTTTAAAAGTGAAATCAAAACTGATTTTATCCAATTCGACAAGGAAGAATCAAACTTAAAGATGCGACTAGAGCAGGGGGTAAACCTAGGCAAGCTGGATAAAGGAGTTTTAATATTCAACTACAAAAAAGAAGAAGGCTACAAAATTCTAACAATTGACAGTAACCGATATGATGCGCGTTATTGGATGGGACACTTCCTTGAATTAGATATTTTTGAGGATGAAAACTTCCATACCAAAAAGTATTTGAAATTCTGCCAAGACTTCGCGAAAGAAGTGGTCCTTCCTGCTGAAGATAAAAAAGAAGAAGTAATGTTTTTGAATCGATCAGTTGATTACTTCGCGAAGAATGATGATTTCGAAGAAACGAATTTCTTAAACGAAGTCCTCGATAACCCCGACCTAATCGCCGAGTTCAAAAACTACAAAGTAGACAAAGGGGAGAAGTACAGTATCGAAGATGTGAGCTCCTTTCCAATCTCAAACAAGGCCGTAACCGAAGCACGAAAGAAGTTTAAAAACGTAATCAACCTGGATACGAATATCCAAATCAAATTTGATTTCGTGAATCCTGAAAGCGCAGATAAATTTGTAGAAAAAGGATGGGATGAGGAAAGACAGATGTACTACTATTTAATTTATTTTAATAAAGAAGTTAAATAA